From a region of the Helicobacter hepaticus ATCC 51449 genome:
- a CDS encoding DNA adenine methylase yields the protein MNYIGSKFKLSHFLQTSIESTLQKAHKKPLKDSIFCDMFAGTAAVGRLFKTQVKQIISNDREYYSFVLAQNYIGNHQKLTRVNELLHILNDTTQTPPQKGKIYTHYALGSGSGRQYFSDENAQKIDAVRSKIAQWKKERLIEDKEYYFLLASLLESADKVANTASVYGAFLKHLKKSALKGFILNPAEFECNENEHLVFNEDANTLITKIKGDILYLDPPYNAREYGANYHLLNTIALYDDFIPKGKTGLREYAKSPWCRKAKVADELENLIKNAHFEWIFLSYNDEGLLSLEQIQAIFEKYGKYSFATQKHQRFKADSKRIQKQDCTLEYLHILRK from the coding sequence ATGAACTACATTGGCTCCAAATTTAAACTCTCTCACTTTTTGCAAACGAGCATAGAATCTACACTGCAAAAAGCCCACAAAAAGCCCCTTAAAGATTCTATCTTTTGCGATATGTTTGCTGGAACTGCGGCAGTGGGGAGGCTTTTTAAAACACAAGTCAAGCAAATTATTAGCAATGATAGGGAGTATTATAGCTTTGTCTTGGCGCAAAATTATATCGGCAATCATCAGAAATTAACACGCGTTAATGAGCTGCTACACATTCTTAATGACACAACTCAAACGCCACCACAAAAGGGTAAAATCTACACTCATTATGCGCTTGGCTCTGGGAGTGGGAGGCAGTATTTTAGCGATGAAAATGCACAAAAAATTGATGCTGTGCGCTCTAAGATTGCGCAATGGAAAAAAGAAAGGTTAATTGAGGACAAAGAATATTATTTTCTCCTTGCTTCCCTTTTAGAATCTGCCGACAAGGTTGCAAACACTGCTTCAGTGTATGGAGCGTTTTTAAAGCACCTTAAAAAAAGTGCGCTCAAAGGTTTTATTCTAAATCCTGCGGAGTTTGAATGCAATGAAAATGAACATTTGGTATTTAATGAGGACGCAAATACACTTATTACTAAGATAAAGGGCGATATTCTTTACCTTGACCCGCCTTATAATGCACGAGAGTATGGCGCGAATTATCATCTTTTAAACACAATTGCCTTATATGATGACTTTATCCCAAAGGGCAAGACAGGATTAAGAGAATATGCAAAATCGCCTTGGTGCAGAAAAGCAAAAGTCGCAGACGAACTAGAAAACCTCATCAAAAATGCGCATTTTGAGTGGATTTTTCTAAGCTATAATGATGAGGGATTGCTTAGTTTAGAGCAAATTCAAGCTATTTTTGAAAAATATGGCAAATATTCTTTTGCCACACAGAAACACCAGCGCTTCAAAGCAGATTCTAAACGAATCCAAAAGCAAGATTGCACTTTAGAATATTTGCATATTTTGAGGAAGTAA
- a CDS encoding methylated-DNA--[protein]-cysteine S-methyltransferase: protein MIYTQQFHSPLGTIALASDKSTLLGLWFEGQKYFTLPKDCVREQTPILAQTQQWLEIYFSGEIPHFTPPLAPLHTQSTPFRESVWTILRTIPYGRTITYKEIAQTLACQRGIAKMSAQAVGGAVGANPIALLIPCHRVIGSDKSLTGYAGGLKRKEWLLGLERESLKAIK from the coding sequence ATGATTTATACGCAGCAATTCCACTCACCGCTTGGCACAATCGCACTTGCAAGTGATAAAAGCACACTACTTGGCTTATGGTTTGAGGGGCAAAAGTATTTTACATTGCCAAAAGATTGTGTGCGGGAGCAAACGCCGATTTTAGCCCAAACGCAACAATGGCTAGAGATTTACTTCAGCGGAGAGATTCCACATTTCACTCCGCCTCTAGCTCCACTTCACACGCAAAGCACACCCTTTAGAGAATCTGTATGGACAATCTTACGCACAATCCCCTATGGACGCACGATAACTTACAAGGAGATTGCACAAACTCTCGCTTGCCAAAGAGGCATAGCCAAAATGTCCGCTCAAGCTGTGGGCGGTGCAGTAGGAGCAAATCCTATCGCGCTACTTATCCCTTGCCACCGAGTGATTGGGAGTGATAAAAGCCTCACGGGTTATGCGGGAGGTTTGAAACGCAAAGAGTGGCTATTAGGGCTTGAGAGGGAATCCCTAAAGGCTATCAAGTAA
- a CDS encoding arginase family protein, producing the protein MKTNTSKTIRLIYPQWQGGDIAHWFKGLPKEEISKGYFLGAKLLELLTHNTSHQTLEVPVSQEFKREVKDGVLDKSDILKQTKAAMKLITESKPDKILTLGGECSVSVAPFSYLASKYGDDVAMLWIDAHPDIGLPNDEYKAYHAMAVTHLLGLGDKEILKVLPAKIPAQNTLLVGLHSEEAKFYAKRQKELGLKALKAKKVSSKKVLQWLQGTKASKVVIHLDLDVLDFSEIYVAVGNSGKLKMKEVAHIIESVSAHYEIVGLSIAELMPKELIKLQNMLQKLPLM; encoded by the coding sequence ATGAAAACAAATACTTCAAAAACCATTCGGCTTATCTATCCGCAATGGCAGGGTGGAGACATCGCGCATTGGTTTAAAGGGCTGCCTAAAGAGGAGATTTCCAAAGGCTATTTTTTAGGTGCAAAACTCCTTGAACTTCTTACACATAACACCTCTCATCAAACCCTTGAAGTGCCTGTTTCACAAGAGTTTAAAAGAGAGGTAAAAGACGGGGTGCTAGATAAAAGCGATATTTTAAAGCAAACCAAAGCCGCAATGAAACTCATCACAGAATCTAAACCCGATAAGATTCTCACACTTGGGGGTGAATGCTCTGTGTCTGTCGCGCCTTTTAGCTATCTTGCAAGTAAGTATGGCGATGATGTCGCAATGCTATGGATTGACGCACACCCTGATATTGGGCTGCCAAATGATGAGTATAAGGCTTATCACGCAATGGCGGTTACGCATTTGCTAGGGCTTGGCGATAAAGAGATTCTTAAAGTCCTCCCCGCAAAAATACCAGCTCAAAATACCCTGCTTGTGGGATTGCATAGTGAGGAGGCAAAATTTTATGCCAAGCGTCAAAAGGAGCTAGGGCTAAAAGCCCTTAAAGCAAAGAAAGTAAGCAGCAAAAAGGTCTTGCAATGGTTACAAGGCACTAAAGCCTCTAAGGTTGTAATACACCTTGATTTAGATGTGCTAGATTTTAGCGAGATTTATGTCGCTGTGGGCAATAGTGGCAAACTCAAAATGAAGGAAGTCGCACACATTATTGAATCTGTGAGCGCACACTATGAAATCGTGGGCTTAAGTATCGCCGAGCTAATGCCAAAGGAACTCATTAAGCTACAAAATATGCTCCAAAAACTGCCTTTGATGTGA
- a CDS encoding vWA domain-containing protein codes for MRYLMKSLLAKALLCFVFTSSVLGANPSTKIPEVDEKLIDTMLSRLIYGAKCDEMAMISHFDPSVLWVKDKDKIDMQKIPAKIRYLRFAGRILSGGISSGNSTYTSADKEFLYTLNGADLEVMSICDKQQLILNNYDKEKEDYNLKLRAKPAKEIAIVINVANSMKDYVFAFKEIAPLIAKHILQEESRGSYAKITLVSFSNYDVKDFDDVFSSSEFVESAKNLKVVNSQTKLINYALIKAMSHFTKDNGLKKEIFLITDGNPNDRGSAEKMLYLTKNLNRNIVKNSGGSKKNWVTIHTLALNKNLDSLKELTLATEGSFYEPSSAYEFKKLLLRLSNNGKDVDPREINVIVPSKTHKIYDPDDPNPPKK; via the coding sequence ATGCGATATTTGATGAAATCACTCTTAGCTAAAGCTTTGCTGTGCTTCGTTTTTACCTCTAGTGTATTAGGTGCAAATCCTTCAACAAAGATTCCAGAAGTAGATGAAAAGCTCATTGATACTATGCTCTCTCGCCTTATTTATGGAGCAAAATGCGATGAAATGGCGATGATTTCGCACTTTGACCCAAGTGTGCTGTGGGTAAAAGATAAAGATAAAATTGATATGCAAAAAATCCCAGCTAAAATCCGCTATCTCCGATTTGCGGGAAGGATTCTATCGGGTGGTATCTCAAGTGGAAATAGCACTTATACTAGTGCGGATAAAGAATTTCTCTACACACTAAATGGGGCTGATTTAGAGGTTATGAGCATTTGCGATAAACAGCAGCTTATCTTAAACAATTATGACAAAGAAAAAGAGGATTATAATCTCAAACTTCGCGCAAAACCTGCCAAAGAAATTGCTATTGTAATCAATGTCGCAAATTCAATGAAAGATTATGTCTTTGCGTTTAAGGAAATCGCGCCCCTTATTGCCAAACATATACTTCAAGAAGAAAGCAGAGGTAGCTATGCCAAAATCACGCTTGTGAGCTTTAGTAATTATGATGTTAAGGATTTTGATGATGTGTTTAGCTCTAGCGAATTTGTGGAAAGTGCAAAAAATCTAAAAGTTGTAAATTCGCAAACAAAACTCATCAATTATGCGCTCATTAAAGCGATGAGCCATTTTACAAAAGATAATGGGTTGAAGAAAGAAATTTTTCTCATCACTGATGGCAACCCAAATGATAGAGGAAGTGCGGAAAAAATGCTCTATCTTACGAAGAATCTTAATCGCAATATTGTGAAAAATAGCGGTGGCTCCAAGAAAAATTGGGTTACAATCCATACTTTAGCTTTAAATAAAAACCTTGATTCTTTAAAAGAGCTTACCCTTGCCACAGAAGGAAGTTTTTATGAGCCAAGCAGTGCGTATGAGTTTAAAAAGTTGCTTTTAAGGCTAAGCAATAACGGCAAAGATGTAGATCCTAGAGAAATAAATGTGATTGTTCCAAGCAAAACACATAAAATCTATGACCCTGATGATCCTAACCCTCCTAAGAAATAG
- a CDS encoding VOC family protein — MAQSIYPVLMTDKLQESSLFYKTYLGFAQNFSSDWYINLSHPDGGELALIDVTHESIPALYRANANGILINLEVANATQMYDFIKSKDERIIVAHLADEVWGWRHFIIKDPNNVLIDIIEVLPPSAEFLNNDSSGVL; from the coding sequence ATGGCACAGAGTATTTATCCCGTCCTAATGACAGACAAACTTCAAGAAAGTAGCCTATTTTACAAAACTTATTTGGGCTTTGCGCAAAACTTTTCTAGTGATTGGTATATTAACTTATCTCACCCTGATGGTGGCGAGTTAGCCTTGATTGATGTAACTCACGAAAGCATACCCGCACTCTATCGCGCAAATGCGAATGGAATCCTCATTAATCTTGAGGTAGCAAATGCCACACAAATGTATGATTTTATCAAAAGCAAAGATGAACGCATTATCGTAGCGCATTTGGCAGATGAGGTTTGGGGGTGGCGACATTTTATCATAAAAGACCCAAATAATGTGTTGATTGATATTATTGAAGTTTTGCCGCCAAGTGCGGAGTTTTTAAACAATGATTCTAGCGGTGTATTATGA
- a CDS encoding DNA methyltransferase, with product MGNSSILSDEINTNDYKQYFCRDFSKIHQITAYLAMFPPNLPYHFIKKYSQKGDLVFDPFSGRGTTAFEACRMGRKGIGNDLNPLAVCLTKSKIDIPKKHNIQKRLEKLKQDFTTTRITNKQIKNISDDIKMLYEESETLPQLVYLKNNLNKNRKIDNFILAVLTGIMHGKHRKDGTSIYCSIDMPNTFSMSPNYIRNFIAKHHLKKIKQNVFELLQQRIEHLFQNQTKEFQSLDSYQKGDCFNKDAIKSTKKIIKKYGENSVQLIITSPPYLKNINYGKYNWIRLWLLNKEVKEVDKNVSIYHNMQKIKGLKDNLAFENYAKYMQELFKSWEKILKPKSYAFVVIGDIDKRNLAKDTWDYIQNNGGCKLRLKHIAEDVIANDKEKKVTRIWGAKKGKATKIDRILVLQKE from the coding sequence ATGGGCAATAGTAGTATATTGAGTGATGAAATAAATACCAATGACTATAAACAATATTTTTGTAGAGATTTTTCAAAAATACACCAAATAACCGCATATTTAGCAATGTTTCCGCCTAATCTTCCTTATCATTTTATCAAAAAATATTCCCAAAAGGGGGATTTGGTGTTTGACCCATTTTCTGGAAGAGGAACAACAGCATTTGAAGCTTGCAGAATGGGAAGAAAAGGGATAGGAAATGACTTAAATCCACTTGCAGTGTGTCTAACAAAAAGTAAAATTGATATACCCAAAAAACATAATATACAAAAAAGACTCGAAAAACTAAAACAAGATTTCACAACTACACGCATTACAAATAAACAAATTAAAAACATTTCAGATGATATTAAAATGCTTTATGAAGAAAGCGAAACCTTGCCACAACTTGTATATCTAAAAAATAATTTAAACAAAAATAGAAAGATTGATAATTTTATTCTTGCAGTTTTAACAGGCATTATGCACGGCAAACATAGAAAAGATGGGACTTCAATTTATTGTAGCATTGATATGCCTAATACTTTTAGTATGTCGCCTAATTATATCCGTAATTTCATTGCCAAACATCATCTTAAAAAAATAAAACAAAATGTTTTTGAACTTTTGCAACAACGCATTGAGCATTTATTTCAAAATCAAACAAAAGAATTTCAAAGTTTAGATTCTTATCAAAAAGGTGATTGCTTTAATAAAGATGCAATCAAAAGCACAAAAAAAATCATTAAAAAATATGGAGAAAATAGTGTCCAACTCATTATTACTTCCCCTCCATACTTAAAAAACATTAATTATGGTAAATATAATTGGATTAGGCTTTGGTTGCTCAATAAGGAAGTAAAAGAAGTAGATAAGAACGTAAGTATTTATCATAATATGCAAAAAATTAAAGGTTTAAAAGATAATTTGGCATTTGAAAATTATGCTAAATATATGCAAGAACTCTTCAAAAGTTGGGAAAAAATTTTGAAGCCAAAATCCTATGCTTTTGTTGTTATTGGAGATATTGACAAGCGCAACCTTGCAAAAGACACTTGGGATTACATACAAAATAATGGTGGGTGCAAATTACGACTTAAACACATTGCCGAAGATGTCATTGCCAATGATAAAGAAAAAAAGGTAACAAGAATTTGGGGTGCAAAAAAAGGCAAGGCAACAAAAATTGATAGAATCTTAGTTTTGCAAAAGGAGTAG
- a CDS encoding TetR/AcrR family transcriptional regulator: protein MTNKEATHKTTSALLSVARAHFAEYGYFDVALEKIVEEANVTRGAVYHHFKNKQGLFVAVLESVQEEVAAQIEKQALKSDEAWEQLILGCVGFIKAANAKENRQILLVDAPAVLGWEVWRSVDAKHSMSVLQAHIEELKAQGYLREEVDTQLMTFALSGALNELALQFCANFKKKQEKKLLATLTQFVSGFRKA, encoded by the coding sequence ATGACAAATAAAGAAGCTACGCACAAAACTACCTCCGCCTTGCTAAGCGTTGCAAGAGCGCATTTTGCGGAATATGGTTACTTTGATGTCGCACTAGAAAAAATCGTAGAAGAAGCAAATGTAACGCGCGGGGCGGTATATCATCATTTCAAAAACAAGCAAGGGCTTTTTGTCGCTGTGCTAGAGAGTGTGCAAGAAGAGGTTGCCGCGCAGATAGAAAAACAGGCTTTGAAAAGTGATGAGGCGTGGGAGCAGCTGATATTAGGCTGTGTGGGGTTTATCAAAGCAGCAAATGCAAAGGAAAATAGGCAGATATTATTAGTTGATGCACCTGCTGTGCTTGGTTGGGAAGTGTGGAGAAGCGTTGATGCGAAGCATTCAATGAGTGTGTTGCAAGCGCATATTGAGGAGCTAAAGGCGCAAGGCTATTTGCGTGAAGAAGTAGATACGCAGTTGATGACATTTGCGCTCTCTGGTGCGCTCAATGAGCTAGCATTGCAATTTTGTGCGAATTTCAAAAAGAAGCAAGAAAAGAAACTTCTAGCCACTCTTACACAATTTGTGAGCGGGTTTAGGAAAGCTTGA
- a CDS encoding DNA alkylation repair protein — protein sequence MKHKDHYNDAYIVELSQKILSVMPQFEAQKFCAMLQGNLEDKELFARLDCIVDAMVKTMGSDYTQNIQSFFHLLGEELEKAEGMFSFGYWLFPISRYVERYGNTNWQVSLSFIKELTKRFTGEYAIRPILRKHPKEVMDELILWSKDSNVHIRRLASEGVRIHLPWSPKLLVVLDEFEKYAMILTNLKDDSQKFVQKSVGNNLNDLYKEAPQKAQTLIAQWRQSGVSKACEWIIKHGERNQNKNQQKRKRGK from the coding sequence GTGAAACACAAAGACCATTATAATGATGCCTACATCGTGGAGTTATCCCAAAAGATTCTAAGTGTAATGCCACAATTTGAAGCGCAAAAGTTTTGCGCAATGTTGCAGGGTAATTTAGAGGATAAGGAACTCTTTGCAAGATTAGATTGTATCGTTGATGCAATGGTTAAGACAATGGGGAGCGATTATACTCAAAACATTCAAAGCTTTTTTCATCTACTTGGCGAGGAGCTAGAAAAAGCGGAGGGAATGTTTAGCTTTGGCTATTGGTTGTTTCCTATTTCACGCTATGTGGAACGCTATGGCAATACAAATTGGCAAGTTTCTCTAAGTTTTATCAAAGAGCTTACCAAGCGATTTACAGGTGAATACGCTATCCGCCCGATTCTAAGAAAGCACCCAAAGGAAGTAATGGACGAACTCATTTTATGGAGCAAGGATAGTAATGTGCATATTCGCAGGCTTGCAAGTGAGGGTGTGAGAATCCACCTGCCTTGGTCGCCAAAGCTCCTTGTTGTGCTTGATGAATTTGAAAAGTATGCGATGATTTTGACAAACTTAAAAGATGATTCACAAAAATTTGTGCAAAAAAGCGTGGGGAATAATCTCAATGATTTGTATAAAGAAGCACCGCAAAAAGCGCAAACTCTCATCGCACAATGGCGACAAAGCGGGGTGAGTAAGGCTTGTGAGTGGATTATCAAACACGGAGAGAGAAATCAAAATAAAAATCAACAAAAAAGAAAGAGAGGAAAATAA
- a CDS encoding DNA double-strand break repair nuclease NurA has protein sequence MAYFNEKASKINHQYIIENPKVKDYLAKCEKIGQNLPLEVDSQAITSPISNIQNKFSSCIERVITIDGGYQEVNINDNFPSQKLCYYNIGILMFSVKDLEVVERQQTINPSDIGKLENLERFSFVIPTQNIRLKNEDFISTFRKTLYEEVFLKNYLSEGNEKSSFIHTIKWLIFKEYLDSNSKGKSSITFACPHCKKMQTFQKQTPNYLDEQNNFVKCSECENIIYITDCFDLHTLIDEINGATLIESYIMSAFEIILMLSMFRFLFEENTIQWLPKILFIKDGPLALFSRLDDFAFKIVRPFIQFLYAKSLNENISYINLVGLDKSGMFVEHLKNIESKIPLGSILLPNLDYMKKYITGNNTSVFGENTYFGIKMFVRKEKELSFVLDVAIPFDESITYKDYIKQPKIEDFLSLKNILEVLFRLKCDLYEKSFIPIAMVNKLVSLSNIPSKKILTIFSQEKLC, from the coding sequence ATGGCATATTTTAATGAAAAAGCCTCCAAAATCAATCATCAATATATTATTGAGAATCCAAAGGTTAAAGATTATCTTGCAAAATGCGAAAAGATAGGACAAAATCTACCTTTGGAAGTTGATTCTCAAGCTATCACTTCACCAATATCTAACATACAAAACAAATTTTCCTCTTGCATTGAACGCGTCATCACAATAGATGGTGGCTACCAAGAAGTAAATATCAATGATAATTTTCCCTCACAAAAACTTTGTTACTATAATATAGGTATTCTTATGTTTAGTGTTAAAGATTTAGAAGTAGTTGAAAGGCAACAAACAATTAACCCAAGCGATATAGGCAAATTAGAGAATCTTGAACGATTTAGCTTTGTGATACCCACACAAAATATTCGTTTAAAAAATGAGGATTTTATCTCTACATTTAGAAAAACACTTTATGAAGAAGTTTTCCTCAAAAATTATTTAAGCGAGGGAAATGAAAAGAGTTCATTTATCCATACAATTAAATGGCTCATTTTTAAAGAATATTTAGATTCAAATTCTAAAGGGAAAAGTTCTATAACATTTGCGTGTCCTCACTGCAAGAAAATGCAGACATTCCAAAAGCAAACCCCCAATTATTTAGATGAGCAAAATAATTTTGTAAAATGTTCAGAATGTGAAAATATCATTTACATTACAGATTGTTTTGACTTACATACTCTCATTGATGAAATCAATGGAGCAACGCTTATAGAATCCTACATTATGAGTGCTTTTGAAATTATTTTAATGCTTTCAATGTTTCGATTCCTTTTTGAAGAAAACACTATACAATGGCTACCAAAGATTCTCTTTATCAAAGATGGTCCTTTGGCTTTATTTAGTCGTCTTGATGATTTTGCTTTTAAAATTGTGCGTCCGTTTATACAATTTCTTTATGCAAAATCTTTGAATGAAAATATAAGCTATATTAATCTTGTAGGCTTGGATAAAAGTGGTATGTTTGTAGAACATCTTAAAAATATAGAATCTAAAATCCCTCTAGGAAGCATTCTTTTGCCAAATTTAGATTATATGAAAAAATACATTACAGGCAACAATACTTCAGTTTTTGGAGAAAATACTTATTTTGGGATTAAGATGTTTGTAAGAAAAGAAAAAGAATTGTCCTTTGTTTTAGATGTAGCGATTCCATTTGATGAAAGCATCACATACAAGGATTATATTAAACAACCAAAAATTGAGGATTTTCTCTCATTAAAAAATATTTTAGAAGTATTGTTTCGGCTTAAATGTGATTTATATGAAAAATCTTTTATTCCTATTGCTATGGTTAATAAGCTCGTTTCTTTATCTAATATCCCAAGTAAAAAGATATTAACTATTTTTTCGCAAGAAAAATTATGCTAA
- a CDS encoding CatB-related O-acetyltransferase: protein MKHRIFPNPNNPFPIKGVDYVCYVKPIIKNPNVIVGDFTYISDSDFERHISHHYAFNGDKLIIGKFCQIAAGVEFVMNGANHQMNAVSTFPFNIFEGWNAPPPTPENLPLKGDTMIGNDVWIGQNATILPGVHIGDGAIIGANAVVGSNVAPYSIVVGNPAKEIKKRFDEELIALLLAFQWWEKSIAEIQSLIPLLTCSDLQRVKEEIKKRISNQQSNDEF, encoded by the coding sequence ATGAAACATAGAATCTTTCCCAATCCAAACAATCCCTTTCCAATTAAGGGCGTGGATTATGTCTGCTATGTCAAACCCATCATAAAGAATCCAAATGTCATCGTGGGCGACTTTACATACATTAGTGATAGCGATTTTGAGCGGCATATCAGCCACCATTACGCATTTAATGGAGACAAACTCATTATCGGCAAATTCTGTCAAATCGCTGCGGGTGTGGAGTTTGTGATGAACGGCGCAAATCATCAAATGAATGCAGTCAGCACTTTTCCCTTTAATATTTTTGAGGGTTGGAATGCGCCACCTCCAACGCCCGAAAATCTGCCTCTTAAGGGCGATACGATGATTGGCAATGATGTATGGATTGGGCAAAATGCCACGATTTTGCCCGGTGTGCATATCGGTGATGGCGCGATTATCGGCGCAAATGCTGTTGTGGGAAGCAATGTCGCACCTTATAGCATTGTGGTGGGGAATCCTGCAAAAGAAATCAAAAAGCGTTTTGATGAGGAGCTTATTGCGCTTTTACTTGCGTTTCAATGGTGGGAGAAAAGCATAGCAGAGATTCAAAGTCTAATCCCGCTGCTAACTTGCAGCGACTTACAAAGGGTAAAAGAGGAGATAAAGAAGAGGATAAGCAACCAACAAAGCAATGATGAATTTTAA
- a CDS encoding ATP-binding protein, producing MGITDEFQKKPQGELIEAKTKFFEEIKKDKNFVGSLYDLDYEEAKILVNDFDKNAIKGLPHGCLLVAIYNNELRQNQTEAILLRVIGVCEIPQKKEIIQSMTDSYISKKENRANTDPDIYTKYFYQFSGLSCRVLGTFFLDKDKKLIFGTDIENFLGAHNYRVYKPQKQQLQIIVNENTESSNNETQEKIGILRYASSQSYDEDKNYAPDVFLRTNDIVARRTAFFGMTRTGKSNTIKIIISAIENLNTKQERKIGQIIFDVNGEYTFSNRQDEGSIYDRFKQRVIRFSTSLKKSQQHPDVRAVQYNFYNDETLEESFNLLCDEITQSDKKADYITHFTNINMFENISDKNSSEYRNQERKKALYKCILYRAKFETPQQILKFSGFSSSTLNSIPREGLDIKKACEYFDEIKIDNNNGNIDKKYAEDKDWESLLKVFQGTKVSGYRFLTKFNYLHSLKGENDYKKDIDSALREGKIILVDLSTASTETQQKYIDRLCEYIFKKSMEKFTNDEEPEFIQMYFEEAHNIFPKDDKDLKNIYNRLAKEGAKLKIGISYSTQEVSSIAPSILKNTQNWFISHLNNKDEIKALEKYYDFADFSQNIIRNSDVGFARVKTYSNNFIVPVQIQKFEVRD from the coding sequence ATGGGCATTACAGATGAATTTCAAAAGAAACCTCAAGGAGAGTTGATAGAGGCAAAAACAAAATTTTTTGAGGAAATTAAGAAAGATAAAAATTTTGTTGGGAGTTTGTATGATTTGGACTACGAAGAAGCCAAAATCTTAGTCAATGATTTTGATAAGAATGCTATCAAAGGTTTGCCTCACGGCTGTTTATTGGTTGCAATTTATAATAATGAATTAAGACAAAATCAAACAGAGGCTATTTTACTTAGAGTGATTGGCGTTTGTGAAATTCCACAAAAGAAAGAGATTATCCAAAGTATGACAGATTCTTATATTTCAAAAAAAGAAAATAGAGCAAACACAGACCCAGATATTTATACAAAATATTTTTATCAATTTTCGGGCTTATCTTGTAGGGTTCTAGGGACATTCTTTTTAGATAAAGATAAAAAATTAATCTTTGGAACAGATATAGAAAATTTCTTAGGAGCGCATAATTATAGAGTGTATAAGCCTCAAAAACAGCAGCTACAAATCATTGTAAATGAGAATACAGAATCTAGCAATAACGAAACACAAGAAAAGATAGGAATCCTAAGATATGCTTCTAGCCAATCTTATGATGAAGATAAAAACTATGCTCCAGATGTTTTCTTAAGGACAAATGATATAGTTGCAAGACGCACAGCCTTTTTTGGAATGACAAGAACAGGTAAGTCTAATACAATCAAGATTATTATCAGTGCTATTGAAAATCTTAATACAAAACAAGAGAGAAAAATAGGGCAAATTATTTTTGATGTTAATGGTGAATACACCTTTAGCAATAGACAAGATGAAGGCTCAATCTATGATAGATTTAAACAAAGAGTCATTCGCTTTAGCACTTCGCTTAAAAAATCCCAACAACACCCAGATGTTAGAGCAGTGCAGTATAATTTTTATAATGATGAAACTTTGGAAGAATCCTTTAACTTGCTGTGTGATGAAATTACACAATCTGATAAAAAAGCGGACTATATAACGCATTTTACCAATATCAATATGTTTGAAAATATTAGTGATAAAAACTCTAGTGAATATCGCAATCAAGAGCGCAAAAAAGCCTTATATAAGTGCATATTATATAGAGCTAAATTTGAAACTCCACAACAAATACTTAAGTTTTCTGGTTTTAGCAGCTCAACTTTAAATTCTATACCAAGAGAGGGGTTAGATATAAAAAAGGCTTGCGAATACTTTGATGAGATTAAGATAGACAATAATAATGGCAATATTGATAAAAAATATGCTGAAGACAAGGATTGGGAATCTTTATTAAAAGTGTTTCAAGGGACTAAGGTTTCGGGTTATAGATTTTTAACAAAATTTAATTATTTGCATTCCTTAAAAGGTGAAAATGACTATAAAAAAGATATAGATTCTGCATTGCGTGAGGGAAAAATTATTTTAGTAGATTTATCCACCGCTTCAACCGAAACACAGCAAAAATATATTGATAGGCTTTGTGAGTATATATTTAAAAAATCTATGGAAAAATTCACTAATGATGAAGAGCCTGAATTTATCCAAATGTATTTTGAAGAAGCACATAATATTTTTCCAAAAGATGATAAAGATTTAAAAAACATTTATAATCGTTTGGCAAAAGAGGGAGCAAAGCTTAAAATTGGCATTAGTTATTCTACTCAAGAGGTCAGCTCTATTGCTCCAAGTATTTTAAAAAATACGCAAAATTGGTTTATTTCTCATCTTAACAATAAAGATGAAATTAAAGCGTTAGAAAAGTATTATGATTTTGCTGATTTCTCTCAAAATATTATCCGCAATAGCGATGTAGGGTTTGCTAGAGTAAAAACTTATTCCAATAATTTTATTGTGCCTGTTCAGATTCAAAAATTTGAAGTAAGGGATTAA